The segment GAATGCTGGTCCTGCAAAGAATATATCAAATTCTAATCCTTCTAATCCTTTAATTATTCTTTCTACAGCTTCCTCCTCATGAGAACCTATGAAATTATCTCCACAAATTATAGTATGAGTAACCTTAGCATCTAAAACTTTATCTAGCTGCATAGCAGGTCCTACTAATCCTTCTCTTATCTCAGGTTCAAAGTCTGCTTTATCTTCTCCACCTATTTGTCCAAAGAACTGATTTACATACAATATAGCTTTTTTCAATTAAAACACCTCCTAAAATTCCTTCATAATCTTAGGTGACCATCCTATTACTTGGTCTCCACAGAACATTGCATTATTTTCCATAATTATAGAACCATCTTCTCTTACAGAAGGTCCTAATATTTCGTCTCCAGCCCAACCACCGGATAATCCATCTCTTCCTAGAGATTCAAGTTCACCTAATACCGTTTCCATTGGAGGTAATTCTATAAGTTCGGAAACATTTCCACAAGAAACTATTGCATCTGCCTTTTCATCTAGAGAGAACAAGTGGTTGAGAATTTCCATCTCTTCCTGTACATTCATTAGTTATACCTACAGTTTTAACTCCTGCATCTTCAAGTGCTGCAATACATGCTATAAAGTCTGCATCAGGGTTACCGTATCCTTCCTCAGCTACTATTGCACCGTCAGCTCCTAAAGATTTCGCAATCTGTGCTACAAATAGAGCTGATCTTTCCTTCTGCTCTAGGGCAACATTTAAGTTTGACATTATGACTCCTAAAAAATTTATGGATTTCCCATGTTCTTTATACAATCTCCTAATAGTAGGACAATTTTGAAAATCGTAAGTTGCCCATTTAGATGAGCAAGGCATAAAGCTTCCTGAAATTATAGCTCCATCTAAAACTTCATTTGGATGCATAAATGTTGGCACCATTCTATTTGTATCCCAGCCGTATAGTAAATCATTATATCCAAGCTCTTCCATTTGAGATTGTGGCTGCATTACATAAACTACAGAAGGCAATTTTTGAACTTCCTCTGCTCTTTTAGTAACTGCATCTAACTCATAAGTTTCCACTTCTTCTGGTTCTAAATCCTTTACAGCTTTTGCTATAAACTCTGCAAGTTTATGGCCTGCCATTCTTAGTGCCCTATTTTTTTCTGCTGCTCTCTTTTTTCAAAATCTTCATCAGTATCAGCTACAAGTACGATGTTTTTAAGTTGTGAAAAATAAGTGTATTTAGCTCCTTCTCCACTCATATCAATTAATCCATCTTGGAATCCACCCCAGTGTTTTCCTACAACTATAACTGAAGTCTCTTTTAATGCATGAACTTTTCCATCACCTGATTTAGTTAATTCCCCAGTATATCCTGGAAATATAGTTCTTCCATCTGGCCTTACCCTAGGTTCTATAGCTTCTTTAACCGGAACTAATCTAACTTTATCACCTGGTTTTACTATATAAAGGTCTGCTTCTGTTATATGCTCATCTTCCATTACAAAATCCAAAGCCTCTTTTTTGTTGATTGTTAAAATTCCATCATTATACGATGTCTTTTCTCCAAAAACAACATCTTTGACATGAAAATTTCCTATTTCTAATTTCATTTCTTGCACTCCCTTCATTTTTACATATTTTCTTAATTTTTAACTATCCTGTACCAATTACTAACCTATAAAATATTTAGTACCCTTTTTAATATTTAAACCAATTTAACTAGTTAAGTTTTACCTTTTGTTACTTTGAATTACTATAAATATTTTCTTGTTACTTTATGTTACTCAAATTATATCATAATCATGATTACGATTACAATTTGATTATATAATAATCATGATTATATTTTCTAATAATTGAGTATTTTCAATACATTTCAATTCACACTTTGATAAAATTTACACAATTTTTGTTTTTATAATTATATTTAATTAATCTTAGAGCTATATTTTATATTTAAAATATGTAAATGCTTTTATTTTCCTAATTTTTAGCTTAAATTTACAGATAGTATGTAATTTATGTTATAATTAATTGTCTATAAAGATAAAACTAAATTTTAATCTAATGGTGATAATTATGATAAAAAAACACTACAACAAAAAAGAATTATGAGTTATTTTATTGATGCTACCTATGAGTTAATGGAAACTGAAGGAATTGAAAATATTACTATAAGAAAAGTCGCAGATATTGCGGGATATAATAGTGCAACCTTATATAACTATTTTAAAAATTTAGATCACTTAATATTATTTACCTCAATTAAATATTTAAAAGACTATATTTTAGATCTTCCTTGTTATATAAAAGATTGTAAAACTTCTCTAGATAGATATTTTTCAATATGGAATTGTTTCTGCAAACATTCTTTTGAAAAACCTAAGATATATAACTTAATATTTTTTCTCAGTTTAGCAATACTTTAAACGATACTATATCAGAATATTATTCTATATTTCCAGATGAATTAGGAGATTCAACTTTAAACTTAAATTCCATGCTTCTTGGAAATACGTTATATGAAAGAACCTTTTCTATTTTATCTTGCTGTGCATTAGATGGTTTTATACCTGAAGAATCCATAGGTGAGATAAATGAAATGACAATACTAATATATCAGGGTATGCTTAATAAGCTTTTAAATGCGAATTCAAACTACACTATAGAAGGTAGTACTAAGAAAACTTTAAAGTACTTTAAACAAATAATAAAATCTTATTCTAATTAACTTATTTTTAAGCATTAAACTTATAGCTAGAGCGTATATAATCTTTTGCTTTGAAACTATGGCAATTCATTATTTTACGTCTCTAGCTATATTTTTTCAAAATTTAATAATTAACTTATCCATACAAAATACCTATCTTATTAGTTAAATTTTAAATTAATAATTATTTGATTTATTTTTATAATTTTTTCTGGACATAAAAAAAACGTACCTCAAACGAGATACGTTTTTGGTGACTCACCGGGGAATCGAACCCCGGACACCATGATTAAAAGTCATGTGCTCTACCGACTGAGCTAGTGAATCAAAAGACCTGGCAACGACTTACTCTCCCACAGGGCCTCCCCTGTAGTACCATCAGCGCTTCAAAGCTTAACCGTCCTGTTCGGAATGGGAAGGGGTGTTACCTTTGAGCCATAGTCACCAGATGCTATAGTTCTTAGAGTTTCAACTCTTAGAAATATAGTACTCCTCAGCTCTGCTGAGCGAGTTACCTTATAAAAACTTACTTTAACATAAGCTTTTTGAAAGAAACATGTTCTTTCAAAATTGCACAGTGAATCAAATTGGTCAAGCCCTCGACTTATTAGTATCAGTTAGCTGAACATGTTACCATGCTTACACCTCTGACCTATCAACCTGGTAGTCTTCCAGGAGTCTTACTAGCTTACGCTATGGGAAATCTAATCTTGAGGTGGACTTCACGCTTAGATGCTTTCAGCGTTTATTCCTTCCCAACATAGCTACCCAGCTATGCCACTGGCGTGACAACTGGTGCACCAGAGGTTGGTCCATCCCGGTCCTCTCGTACTAAGGACAGCTCCTCTCAAATTTCCTACGCCCGCGACGGAAAGGGACCGAACTGTCTCACGACGTTCTGAACCCAGCTCGCGTGCCGCTTTAATGGGCGAACAGCCCAACCCTTGGGACCGACTTCAGCCCCAGGATGCGACGAGCCGACATCGAGGTGCCAAACCTCCCCGTCGATGTGGACTCTTGGGGGAGATCAGCCTGTTATCCCCGAGGTAGCTTTTATCCGTTGAGCGATGGCCCTCCCACGAGGAACCACCGGATCACTAAGCCCGACTTTCGTCCCTGCTCCACCTGTATGTGTCGCAGTCAAGCTCCCTTCTGCCTTTGCACTCTGCGCGCAATTTCCAACTGCGCTGAGGGAACCTTTGGGCGCCTCCGTTACTTTTTAGGAGGCGACCGCCCCAGTCAAACTGCCCACCTAACAATGTCCCGTGACCAGATTCATGGCCTCCGGTTAGAATTTCAATACTGTCAGGGTGGTATCCCAAGGATGACTCCACAAAAGCTGACGCCCTTGCTTCTAAGTCTCCCACCTATCCTGTACAGACAATACCGAAACTCAATGTTAAATTGCAGTAAAGCTCTACGGGGTCTTTCCGTCCAATCGCGGGTAGAGAGCATCTTCACTCCCACTACAATTTCACCGGATTTGTTGTCGAGACAGTGCCCAAATCATTACGCCATTCGTGCGGGTCGGAACTTACCCGACAAGGAATTTCGCTACCTTAGGACCGTTATAGTTACGGCCGCCGTTTACTGGGGCTTAAGTTCAAGGCTTCGCTTGCGCTAACCAATCCCCTTAACCTTCCAGCACCGGGCAGGCGTCAGCCCCTATACATCAGCTTTCGCTTTAGCAGAGACCTGTGTTTTTGTTAAACAGTTGCTTGGGCCTATTCTCTGCGGCCTACTCTCGTAGGCACCCCTTCTCCCGAAGTTACGGGGTCAATTTGCCGAGTTCCTTGACAACAATTCTTCCGCTAGCCTTAGGATTCTCTCCTCATCTACCTGTGTCGGTTTGCGGTACGGGCACCATTTTCCTCGATAGAGGCTTTTCTTGGCAGCGTGAAATCGGATACTTCGCCTAACGGCTCCCCATCACACCTCAAACTTAAGATTGAACGGATTTGCCTATTCAATCATCCTCAGTGCTTAGACACACATCCAACAGTGTGCACATCCTATCCTACTGCGTCACCCCATTTCTCAAACGGATCATGGTGGTATCGGAATATCAACCGATTGTCCATCACCTACGCCTTTCGGCCTCGGCTTAGGTCCCGACTAACCCTGAGAGGACGAGCCTTCCTCAGGAAACCTTAGATTTTCGGCCAATGAGATTCTCACTCATTTCTCGCTACTCATGCCAGCATTCTCACTTCTGTACAGTCCACCGCTCCTTACGGTACGACTTCAACCCATACAGAAAGCTCCCCTACCATATATATAATATATCCATAGCTTCGGTAGTAAGTTTGAGCCCCGGACATCTTCGGCGCAGGATCTCTTGACTAGTGAGCTATTACGCACTCTTTAAATGAGTGGCTGCTTCTAAGCCAACATCCTAGTTGTCTTAGAAATCCCACATCCTTTACCACTTAACTTACATTTTGGGACCTTAGCTGATGGTCTGGGCTGTTTCCCTTTTGACCACGGATCTTATCATTCGTAGTCTGACTGCCAGGATAAGAGTATATGGCATTCGGAGTTTGATAAGGTTCAGTAAGCGTTATGCCCCTTAGCCTATTCAGTGCTCTACCTCCATTACTTATTACCTGACGCTAGCCCTAAAGCTATTTCGGGGAGAACCAGCTATCTCCGAGTTCGATTGGAATTTCTCCGCTATCCACAGCTCATCCCATGGTTTTTCAACACCAACGTGGTTCGGACCTCCACGGAATTTTACTTCCGCTTCATCCTGGCCATGGATAGGTCACTCGGTTTCGGGTCTACAGCATGCAACTAATCGCCCTATTAAGACTCGGTTTCCCTTCGGCTCCACACCATAAGTGCTTAACCTCGCTACATACCGTAACTCGCTGGCTCGTTCTACAAAAAGCACGCCGTCACACATATAAAGTGCTACGACAGTTTGTAGGCACACGGTTTCAGGTTCTATTTCACTCCCCTCCCGGGGTTCTTTTCACCTTTCCCTCACGGTACTTCTTCACTATCGGTCACTAGGTAGTATTTAGCCTTGGGAGGTGGTCCTCCCAGCTTCCCACAAGGTTTCACGTGTCTCGTGGTACTCTGGAGTAGATCTTACTTATATTCTTTTCACCTACAGGACTATTACCTTCTATGGTGGAACTTTCCAGTTCTCTTCGATTAAGAAATCTAAGCTTTTATGATCTATCCGCAACCCCCAAGCCCGAAGGCTTAGGTTTGGGCTCTTTCCCGTTCGCTCGCCGCTACTTAGGAAATCGATTTTTCTTTCTCTTCCTCCGGGTACTTAGATGTTTCAGTTCCCCGGGTCTGCCTCTGTATACCTATGAATTCAGTATACAGTACTTAGCGTAGCTAAGTGAGTTGCCTCATTCGGAAATCTGCAGTTCACAGGCTATTTGCGCCTACCTGCAGCTTATCGCAGCTTATCACGTCCTTCGTCGGCTCCTAGTGCCAAGGCATCCGCCATGCGCCCTTTGTAGCTTGACCTGTATAATTCATCAAAATCTCTGATTTTGTAATGAATTAACACTCCTAAGCTTCAGCTTAGTGAGTTTCCTTAATCCACTAATGTAACAAATTAACACTCCTAAGCGTTAGCTTAGTGAGTTTCATTAAATTACTTAAATCAAAAGTTTGTAACAAACTAACATTAATTAACTTTCGTTATAATTGATTCTCCAGTGAAATTATTACAATTAACATCTACAGCTTACGCTGCTTTATTACATTTATAACAATTTCTACTTTTTC is part of the Haloimpatiens sp. FM7315 genome and harbors:
- a CDS encoding glycine/sarcosine/betaine reductase component B subunit, with the protein product MFSLDEKADAIVSCGNVSELIELPPMETVLGELESLGRDGLSGGWAGDEILGPSVREDGSIIMENNAMFCGDQVIGWSPKIMKEF
- a CDS encoding glycine/sarcosine/betaine reductase component B subunit, yielding MAGHKLAEFIAKAVKDLEPEEVETYELDAVTKRAEEVQKLPSVVYVMQPQSQMEELGYNDLLYGWDTNRMVPTFMHPNEVLDGAIISGSFMPCSSKWATYDFQNCPTIRRLYKEHGKSINFLGVIMSNLNVALEQKERSALFVAQIAKSLGADGAIVAEEGYGNPDADFIACIAALEDAGVKTVGITNECTGRDGNSQPLVLSR
- a CDS encoding glycine/sarcosine/betaine reductase component B subunit, which encodes MKLEIGNFHVKDVVFGEKTSYNDGILTINKKEALDFVMEDEHITEADLYIVKPGDKVRLVPVKEAIEPRVRPDGRTIFPGYTGELTKSGDGKVHALKETSVIVVGKHWGGFQDGLIDMSGEGAKYTYFSQLKNIVLVADTDEDFEKREQQKKIGH
- a CDS encoding TetR family transcriptional regulator encodes the protein MSYFIDATYELMETEGIENITIRKVADIAGYNSATLYNYFKNLDHLILFTSIKYLKDYILDLPCYIKDCKTSLDRYFSIWNCFCKHSFEKPKIYNLIFFLSLAIL